In Hevea brasiliensis isolate MT/VB/25A 57/8 chromosome 13, ASM3005281v1, whole genome shotgun sequence, a single genomic region encodes these proteins:
- the LOC110642193 gene encoding uncharacterized protein LOC110642193 gives MRRSFRFARQLLSALQYQEHNCSVSLLKRQQTLLVDGNCTTSICRAINSVDTNRFLSPKLIISRALSTEAAKISNGDVNRGGPLVEYERKIAAGELVDGDSCQVGTLRELQRLYDEIVESADTCKLDRYAASDKSGRSRWLWSRFLPQSSYSPVKGLYLYGGVGTGKTMLMDLFFNQLPCNWRKKRIHFHDFMLNVHSRLQKHKGVADPLEVVAGEISDEAILLCLDEFMVTDVADALILNRLFRHLFSNGIILVATSNRAPDNLYEGGLQRDLFLPFIATLKERCVVHEIGSLVDYRKMTSAEQGFYFVGKDLSGLLKLKFQELVGEQTAGPQEVEVVMGRTLQVPLGADGCAYFSFEELCDKPLGAADYFGLFKNFHTLALEGVPIFGLHNRTAAYRFVTLVDVMYENRARLLCTAEGSPLELFRKVVTVSDAKQMAPRTSTRSRRNDDSDLCVDNELGFAKDRTISRLTEMNSKEYLEHHAAILTEKQLLQEDVNANAVLGMGGYLLL, from the exons ATGAGAAGAAGTTTTCGATTTGCACGCCAACTTCTATCAGCTTTACAATATCAAGAACACAATTGCTCTGTTAGTTTGTTGAAAAGGCAACAAACCCTTTTGGTAGATGGCAATTGCACCACTTCTATTTGTAGAGCTATCAATAGTGTTGATACTAATAGATTTCTCTCTCCCAAACTTATCATCTCAAGAGCTCTGTCAACAGAAGCTGCTAAAATTTCTAATGGAG ATGTGAACAGAGGAGGACCACTTGTAGAGTATGAAAGAAAAATTGCTGCTGGTGAGCTTGTGGATGGTGATAGCTGCCAG GTGGGCACTTTAAGGGAGCTTCAAAgactttatgatgagattgttgAGTCAGCTGATACCTGTAAGTTGGATCGGTATGCTGCTTCTGACAAATCTGGAAG GAGTAGGTGGTTGTGGTCTCGTTTCTTGCCACAATCTTCATACTCACCAGTTAAAGGATTATATCTTTATGGAGGAGTAGGCACTGGGAAGACTATGCTGATGGACTTATTCTTCAATCAATT GCCCTGCAATTGGAGGAAAAAGAGGATCCATTTTCATGACTTCATGTTGAATGTCCATAGCCGGCTGCAG AAGCACAAGGGTGTGGCAGATCCGCTTGAAGTTGTTGCGGGAGAAATATCTGACGAGGCAATCTTATTATGTCTAGATGAATTCATG GTGACTGATGTTGCAGATGCATTGATATTGAACCGTTTATTCAGACATCTATTCAGCAATGGCATT ATTCTTGTGGCCACCTCAAATCGTGCTCCTGATAATCTTTATGAAGGTGGATTGCAGAGAGATCTTTTTCTACCATTTATTGCAACTTTGAAG GAAAGATGTGTGGTTCATGAAATTGGTTCATTAGTAGACTATCGGAAGATGACATCG GCTGAGCAAGGTTTCTACTTTGTTGGTAAAGATTTATCGGGCCTCCTTAAGCTAAAGTTTCAAGAATTGGTCGGGGAGCAAACAGCTGGTCCCCAAGAGGTGGAAGTAGTAATGGGAAGGACATTGCAG GTTCCACTGGGTGCTGATGGATGTGCATATTTTTCCTTTGAGGAATTGTGTGACAAGCCTCTTGGAGCTGCAGATTATTTTGGATTGTTCA AGAACTTCCATACCCTGGCATTGGAAGGTGTCCCAATCTTTGGACTTCACAACAGGACAGCAGCATATCGGTTTGTCACTTTGGTTGAT GTGATGTATGAGAACAGGGCCAGGCTATTGTGTACAGCGGAGGGGAGTCCTCTAGAACTTTTTAGAAAGGTTGTTACAGTTTCTGATGCAAAACAAATGGCACCTAGAACCTCCACGAGATCAAGGAGAAATGATGATTCTGACCTCTGTGTAGACAATGAACTGGGATTTGCAAAAGACCGTACAATTAGTAG ATTGACAGAGATGAATAGCAAAGAATATTTAGAGCATCATGCTGCCATATTAACTGAGAAGCAGCTCTTACAGGAAGATGTTAATGCAAACGCTGTGCTAGG GATGGGCGGTTATCTCCTGCTGTGA